In the Streptomyces formicae genome, one interval contains:
- a CDS encoding GTP-binding protein, which yields MDFASSSGSEATRSTTSAKIVVAGGFGVGKTTFVGAVSEINPLRTEAVMTSASAGIDDLTHTGDKTTTTVAMDFGRITLDQDLILYLFGTPGQDRFWFMWDDLVRGAIGAVVLVDTRRLADCFPAVDYFENSGLPFVIALNGFDGHQPYTPDEVREALQIGPGTPIITTDARHRADAKSGLITLVEHALMARLK from the coding sequence GTGGACTTCGCAAGCTCTAGCGGTTCGGAGGCGACCCGTTCCACCACTTCCGCGAAGATCGTGGTGGCGGGCGGCTTCGGCGTGGGCAAGACCACGTTCGTCGGGGCGGTCTCCGAGATCAACCCGCTGCGCACCGAGGCCGTCATGACGTCCGCGTCCGCGGGCATCGACGACCTGACCCACACCGGGGACAAGACGACGACCACCGTCGCCATGGACTTCGGCCGCATCACCCTGGACCAGGACCTCATCCTGTACCTCTTCGGTACGCCGGGTCAGGACCGCTTCTGGTTCATGTGGGACGACCTCGTGCGCGGTGCCATCGGCGCGGTCGTGCTCGTGGACACCCGTCGTCTCGCCGACTGCTTCCCCGCCGTCGACTACTTCGAGAACAGCGGGCTGCCGTTCGTCATCGCACTCAACGGCTTCGACGGCCACCAGCCGTACACGCCCGACGAGGTGCGCGAAGCACTGCAGATCGGACCGGGTACGCCGATCATCACGACCGACGCGCGACACCGTGCGGACGCAAAGAGCGGCCTGATCACATTGGTTGAACACGCACTTATGGCACGTCTCAAGTAG
- a CDS encoding DUF742 domain-containing protein: MTPPTASHNPYGNDASYGMEGDQPLVRPYAMTGGRTRPRYQLAIEALVSTTADPAQLMGLLPEHQRICHLCREVKSVAEVSALLSMPLGVARILVADLAEAGLVAIHQPGGDENAGGQPDVTLLERVLSGLRKL; the protein is encoded by the coding sequence ATGACCCCGCCCACCGCCTCTCACAACCCGTACGGCAATGACGCGTCGTACGGAATGGAGGGCGACCAGCCGCTGGTGCGTCCGTACGCGATGACCGGCGGCCGGACCAGGCCCCGCTACCAGCTCGCCATCGAGGCGCTGGTGAGCACCACGGCCGACCCGGCCCAGCTGATGGGTCTGCTCCCCGAGCACCAGCGGATCTGCCACCTGTGCCGTGAGGTCAAGTCGGTGGCCGAGGTCTCGGCGCTCCTGTCGATGCCGCTCGGTGTGGCCCGGATCCTCGTGGCGGACCTGGCGGAGGCCGGGCTCGTCGCCATCCACCAGCCCGGCGGCGACGAGAACGCCGGCGGCCAGCCTGACGTGACACTGCTCGAAAGGGTGCTCAGTGGACTTCGCAAGCTCTAG
- a CDS encoding roadblock/LC7 domain-containing protein, with the protein MSPSQAAQNLNWLITNFVDNTPGVSHTVVVSADGLLLAMSEGFPRDRADQLAAVASGLTSLTAGASRIFEGGAVTQTVVEMERGFLFLMSVSDGSSLAVLAHPECDIGLVGYEMALLVDRAGAVLTPDLRAELQGSLLH; encoded by the coding sequence TTGAGTCCGAGTCAGGCGGCACAGAATCTGAACTGGCTGATCACGAACTTCGTGGACAACACCCCCGGGGTGTCCCACACGGTCGTGGTCTCCGCCGACGGCCTCCTTCTGGCGATGTCCGAGGGCTTCCCGCGTGACCGCGCCGATCAGCTGGCCGCGGTCGCGTCGGGTCTGACCTCGCTCACCGCGGGAGCCTCCCGGATCTTCGAGGGCGGCGCCGTCACCCAGACCGTGGTGGAGATGGAGCGGGGGTTCCTCTTCCTCATGTCCGTCTCCGACGGCTCGTCGCTGGCCGTGCTCGCGCACCCCGAGTGCGACATCGGCCTCGTCGGGTACGAGATGGCGCTCCTCGTCGACCGTGCGGGTGCCGTCCTCACTCCGGACCTCCGGGCCGAACTGCAGGGCAGCCTGCTCCACTAG
- a CDS encoding nitrate- and nitrite sensing domain-containing protein: MQGRFKRDGKGSPQADRGRGDASAEPERGTDRGSSPQHAPNPGPGAPGDSGPGAARQGTTGTGPTAAPAKGKGKGSGTKTPSGPGSRIALRNWRISTRLVSLLALPVITATSLGALRINSSMDEIQQLDNMKLLTDMTKQATELAAALQEERDKSAGPLAHGAKATDYTVKGARDKTDRVYRNFLQGTQDLNDTDGEKGLLGVRHSAVQITQQLQGINKVRKDAYADKASTSQTVEAYSQLVEQLLALSQDMAQATSNPDMIQRTRALAAFSSAKEYASVQRAIIAAALPANDDDYGKLSETDRTFGLSANEKERAELQTFSKIYAGNADELTKPIDGGNPGTKAANEYAKRVLEQEGGIKLQDKRSYKDWVDADTTKIDAMSKIELTLLGEMEQKARQLRNEAEQSAILNGALILLVLGVSLVGAFVVARSMIRSLRRLQDTATKVAQDRLPELVKQLSESDPQDVDTSVESVGVHSRDEIGQVAAAFDDVHREAVRLAAEQALLRGNVNAMFTNLSRRSQGLIQRQLSLISELESREADPDQLSSLFKLDHLATRMRRNGENLLVLAGEEPGRRWTRPVPLVDVLRAAASEVEQYERIELSAVPSTEVAGRVVNDLVHLLAELLENATSFSSPQTKVKVTGHALPDGRVLIEIHDTGIGLSPEDLAAINERLASPPTVDVSVSRRMGLFVVGRLSQRHGIRIQLRPSDSGGTTALVMLPVDVAQGGKKVPGAPSPTGGPAAAQAAAGAAAARRGVGAGNSAPGLPGGPGRGGPGAGGQGGPGLLGAGAPRGQVAGSGPRAALPARDAGQRPPSAPQGQQQPGLPGRPQQGQQGQPPQGERSGAGAGVFGQQGGRGDAGVAQPPVPQQRTNAINEPGDQGRRPQLPPRGGPRAELPGGNPQPRVPSWSDENAQPQVAHEPFDTPRGHEEHDSTGQFAQPAAPAAPADDSQGPGSTAQFARPDFDGPPPGTSVPQQDSGAGTQGPGNGGTGQFVRSDVFGGPQQEAPQSRPQDQGNGPAPHDGGREMPDYTVPRPPAPRRGQGDTHQGIPQQPSQPQNQGGQQDPQARQDPQGQQGQQGQQGEPDPLRDPLSQQDLLNQPASGGRTPLYDTLETNWFQQQQNQQAAQQDQGRQEQGHQDQRQDHGQQGHGQQDQGRQGPDLFGGQNGVRAPEPTRHQAPEPPQRQAPQAPQRPLPSRPQRQGQGGAPSAPTSGGNGGFNGFNNANSFGGNSAGSPANTGNPANAATAADAGSSAASGNPGNGAGAPGTWRTSPNDELGRQAERVRQPTAGGVTTSGLPRRVPRANLVAGTAQQQQDSTGPQVSRAPDDVRGRLTNLRRGIQQGRQAGTGQTGSFPTHQQER; this comes from the coding sequence GTGCAGGGACGTTTCAAGAGGGATGGCAAGGGGTCTCCCCAGGCCGACCGCGGCCGAGGGGATGCTTCGGCGGAGCCGGAGCGCGGGACCGACCGCGGCTCCTCGCCCCAGCACGCTCCGAACCCCGGCCCGGGTGCGCCCGGCGACAGCGGCCCCGGCGCCGCGCGCCAGGGGACCACGGGCACCGGCCCGACGGCCGCCCCGGCCAAGGGCAAGGGGAAGGGCTCCGGCACCAAGACGCCCAGCGGCCCCGGCTCCCGAATAGCCCTGCGCAACTGGCGCATCTCCACCCGCCTCGTCTCGCTGCTCGCGCTCCCCGTGATCACCGCGACCTCGCTCGGCGCGCTCCGCATCAACTCGTCCATGGACGAGATCCAGCAGCTCGACAACATGAAGCTGCTGACCGACATGACCAAGCAGGCCACCGAGCTGGCCGCCGCGCTCCAGGAGGAGCGCGACAAGTCGGCGGGCCCCCTCGCGCACGGCGCGAAGGCCACCGACTACACGGTCAAGGGCGCGCGCGACAAGACCGACCGCGTCTACCGGAACTTCCTCCAGGGCACCCAGGACCTCAACGACACCGACGGCGAGAAGGGCCTTCTCGGCGTCCGGCACAGCGCGGTCCAGATCACCCAGCAGCTCCAGGGCATCAACAAGGTCCGCAAGGACGCCTACGCCGACAAGGCGTCGACCTCGCAGACCGTCGAGGCCTACAGCCAGCTCGTCGAGCAGCTGCTCGCGCTCTCGCAGGACATGGCGCAGGCGACCAGCAACCCGGACATGATCCAGCGCACCCGCGCCCTGGCCGCCTTCTCCTCGGCCAAGGAGTACGCGTCCGTCCAGCGAGCGATCATCGCCGCCGCGCTGCCCGCCAACGACGACGACTACGGCAAGCTCTCCGAGACCGACCGGACCTTCGGTCTCAGCGCGAACGAGAAGGAGCGCGCGGAGCTCCAGACGTTCAGCAAGATCTACGCGGGCAACGCCGACGAGCTGACCAAGCCGATCGACGGCGGCAACCCCGGCACCAAGGCCGCCAACGAGTACGCCAAGCGCGTGCTCGAGCAGGAAGGCGGCATCAAGCTCCAGGACAAGCGGTCCTACAAGGACTGGGTCGACGCGGACACCACCAAGATCGACGCGATGTCCAAGATCGAGCTGACGCTGCTCGGCGAGATGGAGCAGAAGGCCCGCCAGCTGCGCAACGAGGCCGAGCAGTCCGCCATCCTCAACGGTGCGCTGATCCTGCTCGTGCTCGGCGTCTCGCTCGTCGGCGCCTTCGTGGTGGCGCGGTCCATGATCCGCTCGCTCCGCCGCCTCCAGGACACCGCCACCAAGGTCGCACAGGACCGCCTGCCCGAGCTGGTCAAGCAGCTCTCCGAGTCGGACCCGCAGGACGTCGACACCTCCGTCGAGTCCGTCGGTGTGCACTCCAGGGACGAGATCGGCCAGGTGGCCGCGGCCTTCGACGACGTGCACCGCGAGGCCGTCCGCCTCGCCGCCGAGCAGGCCCTCCTGCGGGGCAACGTCAACGCGATGTTCACCAACCTCTCGCGCCGTTCGCAGGGCCTCATCCAGCGTCAGCTCTCGCTCATCTCCGAGCTGGAGTCGCGCGAGGCCGACCCGGACCAGCTGTCCTCGCTCTTCAAGCTCGACCACCTCGCGACCCGCATGCGCCGTAACGGCGAGAACCTCCTGGTCCTCGCCGGTGAAGAGCCCGGCCGCCGCTGGACCCGGCCCGTGCCGCTCGTCGACGTGCTCCGTGCCGCCGCCTCCGAGGTGGAGCAGTACGAGCGCATCGAGCTCTCCGCCGTACCCTCCACCGAGGTCGCGGGACGCGTGGTCAACGACCTCGTGCACCTGCTCGCCGAGCTCCTGGAGAACGCGACCTCGTTCTCGTCGCCGCAGACCAAGGTCAAGGTCACCGGTCACGCGCTGCCCGACGGCCGCGTCCTGATCGAGATCCACGACACCGGCATCGGCCTCTCCCCCGAGGACCTCGCCGCGATCAACGAGCGGCTCGCCTCGCCGCCCACCGTGGACGTCTCGGTCTCCCGCCGCATGGGTCTGTTCGTGGTCGGCCGCCTCTCGCAGCGCCACGGCATCCGCATCCAGCTGCGTCCCTCCGACTCCGGTGGTACGACCGCGCTGGTCATGCTGCCCGTCGACGTCGCCCAGGGCGGCAAGAAGGTGCCCGGCGCGCCCTCTCCGACCGGCGGTCCCGCGGCGGCCCAGGCCGCCGCGGGCGCTGCGGCGGCGCGACGCGGTGTCGGCGCGGGCAACAGCGCCCCCGGTCTGCCCGGTGGTCCCGGACGCGGCGGCCCCGGCGCGGGTGGCCAGGGCGGCCCCGGCCTGCTCGGCGCCGGTGCGCCGCGCGGCCAGGTGGCGGGCTCCGGTCCGCGGGCCGCGCTCCCCGCGAGGGACGCGGGCCAGCGCCCGCCGTCCGCTCCGCAGGGCCAGCAGCAGCCGGGCCTCCCGGGTCGGCCGCAGCAGGGGCAGCAGGGCCAGCCCCCGCAGGGCGAGCGTTCCGGTGCGGGCGCCGGTGTCTTCGGGCAGCAGGGCGGCCGCGGTGACGCGGGCGTCGCGCAGCCTCCGGTGCCGCAGCAGCGCACGAACGCCATCAACGAGCCCGGCGACCAGGGGCGTCGGCCGCAGCTGCCGCCCCGCGGTGGCCCGCGTGCCGAGCTGCCCGGTGGCAACCCGCAGCCGCGCGTGCCCAGCTGGAGCGACGAGAACGCGCAGCCGCAGGTCGCGCACGAGCCCTTCGACACCCCGCGCGGGCACGAGGAGCACGACTCCACGGGGCAGTTCGCGCAGCCCGCGGCCCCTGCCGCTCCCGCCGACGACTCGCAGGGTCCCGGCTCCACGGCGCAGTTCGCGCGTCCCGACTTCGACGGGCCGCCGCCCGGCACCTCCGTGCCGCAGCAGGACAGCGGTGCGGGTACGCAGGGTCCCGGCAACGGCGGCACCGGCCAGTTCGTCCGCTCGGACGTCTTCGGCGGGCCGCAGCAGGAGGCTCCGCAGAGCAGGCCGCAGGACCAGGGCAACGGCCCGGCGCCGCACGACGGCGGCCGGGAGATGCCCGACTACACCGTCCCGCGTCCGCCCGCTCCGCGCCGCGGCCAGGGCGACACGCACCAGGGCATACCCCAGCAGCCGAGCCAGCCCCAGAACCAGGGCGGACAGCAGGACCCGCAGGCACGGCAGGACCCGCAGGGACAGCAGGGACAGCAGGGACAGCAGGGCGAGCCGGACCCGCTGCGGGACCCGCTCAGCCAGCAGGACCTGCTGAACCAGCCCGCCTCCGGCGGCCGTACCCCGCTGTACGACACGCTGGAGACCAACTGGTTCCAGCAGCAGCAGAACCAGCAGGCCGCGCAGCAGGACCAGGGCCGCCAGGAGCAGGGCCACCAGGACCAGCGGCAGGACCACGGACAGCAGGGTCACGGTCAGCAGGACCAGGGCCGCCAGGGTCCGGACCTGTTCGGCGGACAGAACGGCGTCCGGGCTCCCGAGCCCACCCGCCACCAGGCTCCCGAGCCGCCGCAGCGCCAGGCACCGCAGGCCCCCCAGCGTCCGCTGCCCTCGCGTCCCCAGCGTCAGGGCCAGGGCGGCGCGCCGTCCGCCCCGACCTCGGGCGGCAACGGCGGGTTCAACGGCTTCAACAACGCCAACAGCTTCGGCGGGAACAGCGCCGGGTCGCCCGCGAACACGGGCAACCCGGCCAACGCGGCCACCGCGGCCGACGCGGGAAGCTCCGCCGCCTCCGGCAATCCCGGCAACGGCGCCGGTGCGCCCGGCACGTGGCGCACCTCGCCCAACGACGAGCTGGGCCGCCAGGCCGAGCGCGTCAGGCAGCCCACCGCGGGCGGCGTCACCACATCCGGTCTGCCGCGCCGCGTCCCGCGGGCCAACCTGGTCGCGGGCACGGCTCAGCAGCAGCAGGACAGCACAGGTCCGCAGGTCTCGCGTGCGCCCGATGACGTACGCGGCCGGCTGACGAATCTCCGTCGGGGCATCCAGCAGGGTCGCCAGGCCGGCACCGGCCAGACCGGCAGTTTCCCCACTCACCAGCAGGAGCGTTAG
- a CDS encoding fumarylacetoacetate hydrolase family protein, whose translation MRIARFSIDGNVAFGAVEGDKPDELVVDIIKGSPYVADFELSGVKVPLSKVRLLPPVIGHKIVAFGRNYTEHAKELGSDVPDVPFAFFKPATSMIGSGDAITYPSFSEEVHHEAELAVVIGRMCREVPRERVKDVIFGFTCANDVTARDVQRREKQWARAKGFDSACPLGPWVETDIDLATANDLTIQCTVNGQQRQLGRTSEMVHSIEDLIVNITEAMTLLPGDVILTGTPAGVGPLNVGDEVAVTIEGIGTLTNKVIKRG comes from the coding sequence GTGCGCATCGCCAGGTTCTCCATCGACGGCAATGTCGCTTTCGGCGCGGTCGAGGGCGACAAGCCCGACGAACTCGTCGTCGACATCATCAAGGGCAGTCCGTACGTCGCCGACTTCGAGCTCAGCGGAGTCAAGGTCCCGCTGAGCAAGGTCCGACTCCTGCCCCCGGTCATCGGGCACAAGATCGTGGCCTTCGGCCGCAACTACACGGAGCACGCCAAGGAGCTCGGCAGCGACGTCCCCGACGTCCCGTTCGCCTTCTTCAAGCCCGCGACCTCGATGATCGGCTCCGGCGACGCCATCACGTACCCCTCGTTCTCCGAAGAAGTGCACCACGAGGCCGAGCTGGCCGTGGTCATCGGCCGCATGTGCCGCGAGGTACCCCGCGAGCGGGTCAAGGACGTGATCTTCGGCTTCACCTGCGCCAACGACGTCACCGCGCGTGACGTCCAGCGCCGCGAGAAGCAGTGGGCGCGCGCCAAGGGCTTCGACAGCGCCTGCCCGCTCGGTCCCTGGGTGGAGACGGACATCGACCTGGCCACGGCGAACGACCTCACGATCCAGTGCACGGTCAACGGCCAGCAGCGCCAGCTCGGCCGCACCAGCGAGATGGTCCACTCCATCGAGGACCTGATCGTGAACATCACCGAGGCCATGACGCTGCTCCCGGGCGACGTCATCCTCACGGGCACCCCGGCAGGGGTCGGCCCCCTCAACGTCGGCGACGAGGTCGCCGTCACCATCGAAGGCATCGGCACTCTCACCAACAAGGTGATCAAGCGTGGCTAA
- the gltX gene encoding glutamate--tRNA ligase, with product MANATPVRVRFCPSPTGNPHVGLVRTALFNWAYARHNEGTLVFRIEDTDAARDSEESYEQLLDSMRWLGFDWDEGPEVGGPHAPYRQSQRMDIYRDVAEKLIAAGNAYPCYCTTEELDTRREAARAAGKPSGYDGHCRDLTAEQKQAYEAEGRSHIVRFRMPDEATTFTDLVRGEITVQAENVTDYGIVRANGAPLYTLVNPVDDALMEITHVLRGEDLLSSTPRQIALYKALIELGVAKAIPAFGHLPYVMGEGNKKLSKRDPQASLNLYRERGFLPEGLLNYLSLLGWSFSADQDVFSIPDMVAKFDLADVNANPARFDLKKAEAINADHIRMLDVKTFAEACEPWLKAPHANWAPEDFDEAAWQAIAPHAQTRLKVLSEITDNVDFLFLAEPVFDEPSWTKAMKEGSDALLRTARAKLEAADWTSPESLKEAVLAAGEEHGLKLGKAQAPVRVAVTGRTVGLPLFESLEILGKDKTLARVDAALAKLTA from the coding sequence GTGGCTAACGCGACCCCCGTACGCGTACGGTTCTGTCCCTCGCCGACCGGCAACCCCCATGTGGGTCTGGTCCGCACCGCCCTCTTCAACTGGGCCTACGCCCGGCACAACGAGGGCACCCTGGTCTTCCGCATCGAGGACACCGACGCGGCTCGCGACTCCGAGGAGTCGTACGAGCAGCTGCTCGACTCGATGCGCTGGCTGGGCTTCGACTGGGACGAGGGCCCCGAGGTCGGCGGCCCGCACGCGCCGTACCGCCAGTCGCAGCGCATGGACATCTACCGGGACGTCGCCGAGAAGCTCATCGCCGCGGGCAACGCCTACCCGTGCTACTGCACCACCGAGGAGCTGGACACCCGCCGCGAGGCCGCCCGCGCCGCTGGCAAGCCCTCCGGCTACGACGGCCACTGCCGCGACCTCACCGCCGAGCAGAAGCAGGCGTACGAGGCCGAGGGCCGCAGCCACATCGTCCGCTTCCGGATGCCCGACGAGGCCACGACCTTCACCGACCTGGTCCGCGGCGAGATCACCGTCCAGGCGGAGAACGTCACGGACTACGGCATCGTGCGCGCCAACGGCGCCCCGCTGTACACCCTGGTCAACCCGGTCGACGACGCCCTGATGGAGATCACCCACGTCCTGCGCGGCGAGGACCTGCTCTCCTCGACGCCGCGGCAGATCGCCCTCTACAAGGCGCTGATCGAGCTCGGCGTCGCCAAGGCGATCCCCGCGTTCGGCCACCTCCCGTACGTCATGGGCGAGGGCAACAAGAAGCTGAGCAAGCGCGACCCCCAGGCCTCGCTCAACCTCTACAGGGAGCGCGGTTTCCTCCCGGAGGGCCTGCTCAACTACCTCTCCCTGCTCGGCTGGTCCTTCTCCGCCGACCAGGACGTCTTCTCGATCCCGGACATGGTCGCCAAGTTCGACCTCGCGGACGTGAACGCCAACCCGGCGCGCTTCGACCTGAAGAAGGCCGAGGCGATCAACGCCGACCACATCCGCATGCTCGACGTGAAGACCTTCGCCGAGGCCTGCGAGCCCTGGCTCAAGGCCCCGCACGCCAACTGGGCCCCCGAAGACTTCGACGAGGCCGCCTGGCAGGCCATCGCGCCGCACGCGCAGACCCGCCTGAAGGTCCTCTCCGAGATCACGGACAACGTGGACTTCCTGTTCCTCGCGGAGCCGGTCTTCGACGAGCCGAGCTGGACCAAGGCCATGAAGGAAGGCTCCGACGCCCTCCTGCGCACGGCCCGCGCCAAGCTGGAGGCGGCCGACTGGACGTCCCCGGAGTCCCTCAAGGAAGCCGTCCTGGCCGCCGGTGAGGAGCACGGGCTCAAGCTCGGCAAGGCCCAGGCCCCGGTCCGCGTCGCCGTCACCGGGCGCACGGTCGGCCTGCCCCTGTTCGAGTCCCTGGAGATCCTGGGCAAGGACAAGACACTGGCCCGCGTCGACGCGGCCCTGGCGAAGCTCACCGCCTGA
- a CDS encoding HAD family hydrolase, with translation MPIRAVVWDIDDTIFDYARADAAGMQAHLTAEGLVERYESAERALVLWREITERHWARFGAGETDFQEQRRDRVRDFLDAPALTAPDADAWFARYVGHYESAWSLFPDTLPALDALAGEYRHAVLSNSALAVQDRKLRLLGVRDRFEAVLCAADLGVSKPAAGAFHAVCTELGLAPAEIAYVGDQPEIDARGARDAGLLGIWLDRNGAAGQGPSGVHRITHLSELPALLRADTRFGAPSTFG, from the coding sequence ATGCCGATCAGAGCCGTGGTCTGGGACATCGACGACACGATCTTCGACTACGCGCGCGCCGACGCCGCGGGCATGCAGGCACACCTCACCGCCGAGGGCCTGGTGGAGAGGTACGAGTCCGCCGAGCGCGCCCTGGTCCTGTGGCGGGAGATCACCGAGCGCCACTGGGCCCGCTTCGGCGCGGGGGAGACGGACTTCCAGGAGCAGCGCCGCGACCGCGTGCGGGACTTCCTCGACGCCCCGGCGCTGACCGCCCCCGACGCCGACGCCTGGTTCGCCCGTTACGTCGGTCACTACGAGTCGGCCTGGTCGCTCTTCCCCGACACCCTCCCCGCCCTGGACGCCCTCGCGGGCGAGTACCGGCACGCCGTCCTCTCCAACTCCGCCCTGGCCGTCCAGGACCGCAAGCTGCGCCTCCTCGGCGTCCGCGACCGCTTCGAGGCCGTCCTATGCGCCGCCGACCTCGGCGTCTCCAAGCCCGCGGCCGGGGCCTTCCACGCGGTCTGTACGGAGCTGGGTCTCGCGCCCGCCGAGATCGCCTACGTGGGCGACCAGCCGGAGATCGACGCCAGGGGCGCGAGGGACGCGGGCCTGCTCGGGATCTGGCTCGACCGCAACGGCGCGGCGGGGCAAGGCCCGTCGGGCGTACACCGCATCACGCACCTCTCCGAGCTCCCCGCGCTGCTGCGTGCGGATACCCGTTTTGGAGCGCCGTCCACCTTCGGGTAA
- a CDS encoding MerR family transcriptional regulator codes for MRLAELSRRSGVPTATIKYYLREGLLPAGHRVSATQAEYDEAHLQRLRLVRALIQVGRVPITSAREVLTALEDDSLDHNSRLGTAVWALPHGPEPTEEDAAAQEARRTVDALLAGLGWANAQEYADESPAYRMLVTAVATLSRLGYPCAVDDLAPYARSGHQLAVADLDLIERYESPDRQLEAAVALTVLYEPVLLSLRRIAQAEESNRRYGQGSTRA; via the coding sequence ATGAGACTGGCGGAGCTGAGTCGGCGCAGCGGGGTCCCCACGGCCACGATCAAGTACTACTTGCGCGAGGGCCTGCTGCCGGCCGGTCACCGGGTGAGCGCCACCCAGGCCGAGTACGACGAGGCGCATCTCCAGCGGCTGCGCCTGGTGCGGGCGCTGATCCAGGTGGGCCGGGTGCCGATCACCTCGGCGCGCGAGGTGCTGACCGCCCTGGAGGACGACTCGCTGGACCACAACTCCCGCCTGGGGACGGCCGTCTGGGCCCTGCCGCACGGCCCGGAACCCACCGAGGAGGACGCGGCGGCACAGGAGGCGCGCCGCACGGTCGACGCGCTGCTCGCCGGACTCGGCTGGGCCAACGCCCAGGAGTACGCGGACGAATCCCCGGCCTACCGGATGCTGGTGACCGCGGTGGCCACCCTCTCCCGCCTCGGATACCCGTGCGCCGTGGACGACTTGGCGCCCTACGCCCGCTCGGGCCACCAACTGGCCGTCGCCGATCTGGACTTGATCGAGCGGTACGAGTCGCCCGACCGGCAACTGGAGGCGGCCGTCGCGCTGACGGTCCTGTACGAGCCGGTACTGCTGAGCCTGCGCCGGATCGCGCAGGCCGAGGAGTCCAACCGCCGCTACGGGCAAGGGAGTACGCGGGCATGA
- a CDS encoding DUF4188 domain-containing protein: MSSKPIEGRMTAGAQDGVVVFHIGMRINNFRAVRSWWPVFLAMPRMLKELSKDPESGMLGYQVLLGGARLMYVVQYWESQEKLLAYSAAPDKEHRPAWAAFNRRIREGKGKVGFWHETFVVRAGAHEAVYVNMPEFGLGKATTVVPVGRRGDRAADRLRAA; encoded by the coding sequence ATGAGCAGCAAGCCGATCGAAGGGCGCATGACCGCCGGCGCGCAGGACGGCGTGGTGGTCTTCCACATCGGGATGCGCATCAACAACTTCCGTGCCGTACGCAGCTGGTGGCCCGTCTTCCTCGCGATGCCGCGCATGCTCAAGGAGCTGTCCAAGGACCCGGAGAGCGGGATGCTGGGGTATCAGGTGCTGCTCGGGGGCGCGCGCCTGATGTACGTCGTCCAGTACTGGGAGTCGCAGGAGAAGCTGCTGGCCTACTCGGCGGCGCCGGACAAGGAGCACCGGCCCGCGTGGGCGGCCTTCAATCGGCGCATCCGGGAAGGCAAGGGGAAGGTCGGCTTCTGGCACGAGACGTTCGTCGTGCGGGCCGGGGCGCATGAGGCGGTGTACGTCAACATGCCGGAGTTCGGTCTGGGCAAGGCCACGACCGTGGTGCCGGTGGGCCGTCGCGGGGACCGGGCCGCCGACCGGCTCAGGGCGGCCTGA
- the ndgR gene encoding IclR family transcriptional regulator NdgR: MDNSSGVGVLDKAALVLGALESGPATLAGLVAATGLARPTAHRLAVALEHHRMVARDMQGRFILGPRLAELAAAAGEDRLLATAGPVLTHLRDVTGESAQLYRRQGDMRICVAAAERLSGLRDTVPVGSTLTMKAGSSAQILMAWEEPERLHRGLQGARFTATALSGVRRRGWAQSIGEREPGVASVSAPVRGPSNRVVAAVSVSGPIERLTRHPGRMHAQAVIDAAGRLSEALRRTG; this comes from the coding sequence ATGGACAACTCTAGCGGCGTAGGCGTCCTCGACAAGGCAGCCCTTGTCTTGGGCGCCCTGGAGTCCGGTCCGGCCACCCTCGCAGGGCTGGTCGCGGCCACCGGGCTCGCACGACCCACGGCTCACCGGCTCGCCGTGGCACTGGAACACCACCGGATGGTGGCGCGGGACATGCAGGGCCGTTTCATCCTCGGCCCGCGCCTGGCCGAGCTGGCCGCCGCGGCGGGCGAGGACCGCCTCCTGGCGACGGCGGGCCCGGTGCTCACGCACCTGCGCGACGTGACGGGCGAGAGCGCGCAGCTCTACCGCCGCCAGGGCGACATGCGCATCTGTGTCGCCGCGGCCGAGCGCCTCTCGGGCCTGCGGGACACGGTCCCCGTGGGCTCCACGCTCACCATGAAGGCGGGCTCCTCGGCCCAGATCCTGATGGCCTGGGAGGAGCCGGAGCGCCTGCACCGGGGCCTCCAGGGCGCCCGCTTCACGGCCACCGCCCTCTCCGGCGTACGCCGCAGGGGCTGGGCCCAGTCGATCGGCGAGCGCGAGCCGGGCGTCGCCTCGGTCTCCGCGCCGGTGCGCGGCCCCTCGAACCGCGTGGTCGCCGCCGTCTCGGTCTCCGGACCGATCGAGCGCCTGACCCGCCACCCGGGCCGCATGCACGCGCAGGCGGTCATCGACGCGGCGGGACGCCTCTCCGAGGCCCTGCGCCGCACGGGCTGA